Proteins found in one Clostridium kluyveri DSM 555 genomic segment:
- a CDS encoding DUF3189 family protein, with amino-acid sequence MIVIYHDVGGAHSTSVAANIHINRLPVDRIPNKKELLSLPTFDKIEKNQIGRLMYIGEDEFNAKVYTLARKYNQNLVVRAIEDMYSILHGNNNELLIVDTKPTVNLLMNIGGYASRKLHWVNFGRPIVTKGTQQAYMNIVNLVKSVKNNLKTN; translated from the coding sequence ATGATAGTTATATACCATGATGTAGGAGGAGCTCACTCTACGTCAGTAGCAGCTAATATACATATTAATAGATTACCAGTGGATAGAATACCAAATAAAAAAGAGTTACTTAGTTTGCCAACCTTTGATAAAATTGAAAAAAATCAAATCGGACGGTTGATGTATATTGGAGAAGACGAATTTAATGCAAAAGTCTACACTTTAGCCAGAAAGTACAATCAAAATTTAGTTGTACGTGCCATTGAGGATATGTACTCTATTTTACACGGGAACAATAATGAACTTCTTATTGTAGATACCAAGCCAACTGTTAATCTTCTTATGAATATAGGTGGATATGCTTCAAGAAAATTGCATTGGGTAAATTTTGGTAGACCCATTGTGACCAAAGGAACCCAGCAAGCTTACATGAATATAGTTAACTTGGTTAAGAGTGTAAAAAACAATTTAAAAACAAACTAA
- a CDS encoding acyl-CoA thioesterase has translation MYISETKVIVRYVETDKMGIVHHSNYYIYFEEARTQFIKNIGISYSKIEENGIMFPLIESNCRYIQGAKYEDELIIKTWIKELTPVKAKFNYSVIRENDQKEIAKGSTLHTFVDNNFKIINLKKKHTELFKKLQSLL, from the coding sequence TTGTATATAAGTGAGACAAAAGTGATTGTTAGATATGTAGAAACTGATAAAATGGGTATAGTACATCATTCTAATTATTATATATACTTTGAAGAGGCTAGAACACAATTTATAAAAAATATTGGTATAAGTTATTCAAAAATAGAAGAAAACGGCATAATGTTTCCTCTAATTGAAAGTAATTGCAGATACATACAGGGAGCAAAATATGAAGATGAACTAATAATAAAGACTTGGATTAAAGAATTGACACCCGTTAAAGCCAAATTTAACTATTCCGTTATTAGAGAAAATGACCAAAAGGAAATTGCAAAAGGAAGCACACTACACACTTTTGTTGATAATAATTTTAAAATAATTAATCTGAAGAAAAAGCATACAGAGTTATTTAAAAAATTACAGTCATTACTATAA
- a CDS encoding DUF3892 domain-containing protein gives MKNSKIIKIKKNHDGKITDVLLENGEILPLNHAIMMAREHIIEGVGVVKGKDGGEYLVADPDIMDVENLKDLPKF, from the coding sequence ATGAAAAATTCAAAAATTATTAAGATAAAGAAAAATCATGACGGAAAAATCACGGATGTCTTACTTGAAAATGGTGAAATACTTCCATTAAATCATGCCATAATGATGGCAAGAGAGCATATAATTGAGGGAGTTGGTGTAGTTAAGGGTAAAGATGGAGGAGAATATCTAGTAGCAGATCCTGATATTATGGATGTTGAGAATTTAAAGGATTTACCAAAATTTTAA
- a CDS encoding cation:proton antiporter, with product MEKALLNIVLILVFTKIGGIISRRMKMPEVLGALIAGVILGPVVLNIVQYDDNIKLLSNLGVILLMFLAGLETNVEEFKQAGLSSFIIAVGGIILPLVLGTLGAYMFFSDFWENIFVGVILTATSVSITAETLKELGKLNTRAGINILGAAVIDDILGLILISIVLAVAQTSGSNTEVSSTLSIVYVFVKVILFCVASIIAVAYMPKYMNKFKSYIKPGREFFTFSIAFAVLIAYIAEILGIAAITGAYIAGLILSSFVHREYLERNVKAISSGFLSLIFFASVGIEANLQGLTLEVVLITLVMFVIAVIGKVIGCGAAARLMKMSKSESVQIGAGMISRGEVAIITANIGLQKGIISEEIFLPTLIVVILTTIITPILLKLSFSHKRMAKLH from the coding sequence ATGGAAAAAGCATTGTTAAATATTGTATTGATACTTGTATTTACAAAAATAGGAGGAATAATAAGCAGAAGGATGAAAATGCCGGAAGTGTTGGGGGCATTAATTGCAGGTGTGATACTTGGACCGGTTGTATTAAATATTGTACAGTATGATGATAATATAAAATTGCTTTCAAACCTTGGAGTAATTTTACTTATGTTTCTTGCGGGACTGGAGACTAATGTAGAAGAATTTAAACAAGCTGGATTGTCATCATTTATAATTGCAGTGGGGGGAATAATACTTCCACTCGTTTTGGGGACTTTAGGGGCGTATATGTTTTTCAGTGATTTTTGGGAGAATATATTTGTAGGAGTTATTCTAACTGCTACCAGCGTGAGTATTACAGCAGAAACTCTTAAAGAGCTTGGAAAACTAAATACAAGAGCGGGCATAAATATTCTTGGAGCAGCAGTAATAGATGATATTCTCGGGCTTATACTTATATCTATAGTCCTTGCGGTAGCACAAACCTCCGGTTCAAATACTGAGGTTTCAAGTACATTGTCAATTGTATATGTATTTGTAAAAGTAATTTTATTCTGTGTGGCTTCTATAATTGCAGTGGCATATATGCCAAAATATATGAATAAATTCAAGAGTTATATAAAACCGGGAAGAGAATTTTTTACATTTTCTATAGCATTTGCCGTACTCATAGCATATATTGCTGAAATTTTAGGTATAGCAGCTATTACCGGGGCGTATATAGCTGGACTCATACTTTCATCATTTGTTCATAGAGAATATTTAGAGAGAAATGTAAAAGCAATCTCATCAGGTTTTTTATCTCTTATATTTTTTGCAAGTGTTGGAATTGAAGCAAACTTGCAAGGATTAACTTTAGAAGTAGTTCTTATTACTCTAGTTATGTTTGTCATAGCAGTTATTGGTAAGGTAATAGGATGCGGTGCTGCTGCTAGACTTATGAAGATGAGTAAAAGTGAATCTGTTCAAATTGGAGCTGGAATGATCTCAAGAGGGGAAGTAGCAATTATTACTGCAAATATAGGTCTTCAAAAGGGGATAATTTCAGAGGAAATATTTCTTCCAACTTTAATTGTTGTGATATTGACTACGATTATAACACCTATTCTACTCAAATTATCTTTTTCTCATAAAAGAATGGCCAAATTGCATTGA
- a CDS encoding DUF445 domain-containing protein → MNRYKATIILIIVTLGYLITCPFYKTFWGGLISSAFCASMIGGFADWYGITALFKKPLGIPFKTEIIPRNREKILDGLVNMVTEELLSKEYLKSFLLEYDTSKPILKFLFEDNGNKDIKKIVGLIVEESLTGDNSGNRGINSNSLINKLMEFNLWKAIISSLQISLTKGGGDKAINFIIEEIQTIIKTEKASKILEELVGKTKVSYERGARRRAIVNAVVLDFILNLSPDKIAVIIQKDLVQYLNNIKNLDNQERIKFKKWIVIKLNNIVSDEDMEEKFKAWKISGFKDVGIDHYTGEQFKENKIIKSFTGEIENEIYSFICKFRDNIDMQKKVDIYLKTLLNKFIDNFHSSIGKVIEENLNKYSNDMLIELIESKAGNDLQLIRINGSVVGGLVGILFFLLNNIF, encoded by the coding sequence ATGAATCGCTATAAGGCAACAATAATATTGATTATAGTTACCCTTGGATATTTAATAACTTGTCCTTTTTATAAGACTTTTTGGGGCGGATTAATAAGCAGTGCTTTTTGTGCTTCCATGATTGGAGGCTTTGCTGACTGGTATGGTATTACTGCATTATTTAAAAAACCTCTTGGAATTCCTTTTAAAACAGAGATAATACCGAGAAATAGAGAAAAAATACTTGATGGTCTAGTTAATATGGTTACGGAAGAATTATTGTCTAAGGAATATTTAAAAAGTTTTTTATTGGAATATGATACTTCTAAACCTATTTTGAAATTTTTATTTGAAGATAATGGGAATAAGGATATCAAAAAAATAGTTGGATTAATAGTAGAAGAAAGTTTAACTGGAGATAATTCAGGTAATAGAGGTATAAATTCCAATTCACTTATAAATAAATTGATGGAGTTTAATTTATGGAAAGCCATAATTTCTTCTTTGCAGATTTCTCTTACAAAAGGCGGTGGAGATAAAGCTATTAATTTTATAATTGAGGAAATACAAACAATTATAAAGACAGAAAAGGCCAGTAAAATACTTGAGGAGCTTGTTGGTAAAACAAAGGTGTCTTATGAAAGAGGTGCTAGAAGAAGGGCAATAGTGAATGCAGTGGTATTAGACTTTATACTTAATTTATCTCCAGATAAAATTGCTGTAATAATTCAAAAAGATCTGGTTCAATATTTAAATAATATCAAGAATTTGGATAATCAGGAAAGAATTAAATTTAAGAAATGGATTGTCATTAAACTAAATAATATAGTTTCAGATGAGGATATGGAAGAAAAATTTAAAGCTTGGAAAATAAGCGGGTTTAAAGATGTTGGCATTGACCATTATACAGGGGAACAATTCAAAGAAAATAAAATAATAAAAAGTTTTACGGGTGAAATAGAAAATGAAATTTACAGTTTTATCTGTAAATTTAGGGATAATATAGATATGCAGAAAAAAGTAGATATTTATTTAAAAACACTGCTAAATAAATTTATTGATAATTTCCATAGTAGCATAGGTAAGGTTATAGAGGAGAATTTAAATAAATATTCAAATGATATGCTCATAGAATTAATTGAATCAAAGGCAGGAAATGATCTGCAGCTGATTAGAATCAATGGTTCTGTAGTAGGTGGCCTGGTAGGGATTCTGTTTTTTCTTTTAAATAATATATTTTAA
- a CDS encoding GTPase: MDKINLYNLGLNERYIQETEMYEKYLYIARVSTQYKDMYKIITENGEILAKVSGKLIYSSDSITDYRAVGDWVLVDRTTDINGNAVIHRILSRRSYFERKVSGAKTKDTLQMVKL, encoded by the coding sequence TTGGATAAAATAAATTTATATAATTTGGGTTTAAATGAGAGATATATTCAGGAAACTGAAATGTATGAAAAATACCTATATATTGCAAGGGTATCCACTCAGTATAAGGATATGTATAAGATAATTACTGAAAATGGAGAAATATTGGCCAAAGTTTCTGGCAAATTAATCTATTCATCAGATTCAATTACTGATTATCGGGCAGTTGGAGATTGGGTTTTAGTAGATAGAACCACTGATATAAATGGAAATGCAGTTATTCATCGAATTCTTTCAAGAAGAAGTTATTTCGAAAGGAAGGTATCAGGAGCAAAGACTAAGGATACATTACAAATGGTAAAACTATAG
- a CDS encoding MBL fold metallo-hydrolase — MTLNFLGRGSAFNIKEGNNSAYIKENNKLILLDCGESVFEKIVSKNLLEDIRDVHVLITHLDSDHVGSLSSLIYYTRYIKQIVSNVYFPDSDLYNLLKIQGHMEGQDYRFNYIDIDTNTSSEFGNIRPIKVEHIETLNCFGYLLYVKGKLIWYSGDCKNVSNIINEYEIDEFYQDTCLADYEGNIHTSLRILCETIPKHKRSKIYCMHIDCEELIKKAKHEGFNVVEIN, encoded by the coding sequence ATGACATTAAATTTTTTGGGCAGAGGTTCGGCATTTAATATAAAAGAAGGAAATAATTCGGCTTATATAAAAGAAAATAATAAATTAATACTACTGGATTGTGGAGAAAGTGTTTTTGAAAAAATAGTTAGTAAAAACCTCTTAGAAGATATTAGAGATGTTCACGTGTTAATTACTCACCTTGATTCAGATCATGTAGGTAGCTTAAGTAGTTTAATCTATTATACCAGATATATAAAGCAAATAGTAAGTAATGTTTATTTTCCTGATAGTGATTTATATAATTTATTGAAAATACAAGGACACATGGAAGGACAAGATTATAGATTCAATTATATAGATATTGATACAAATACTTCCAGTGAATTTGGTAATATTAGGCCAATAAAAGTAGAACATATAGAAACGTTGAATTGTTTTGGCTATTTATTGTATGTAAAAGGTAAGTTGATTTGGTATAGTGGTGATTGTAAAAATGTTTCAAATATTATTAATGAATATGAAATTGATGAATTTTATCAAGATACCTGTTTGGCTGATTATGAAGGGAACATTCATACATCATTAAGGATATTGTGTGAAACCATTCCAAAACATAAAAGGAGCAAAATATATTGTATGCATATTGATTGTGAGGAGCTAATTAAAAAAGCAAAACATGAAGGGTTTAATGTTGTTGAAATAAATTAA
- the rsgA gene encoding GTPase RsgA — translation MNKLIGKEFLKTNDVRNDDKGRHTTTHRKLILVPGAGVVIDTPGMRELGIISADLDKSFSDIEEIAKRCKFSDCQHESEPKCALTAKNTNYYIICELCK, via the coding sequence ATTAATAAGCTTATAGGTAAAGAGTTCTTAAAAACAAATGATGTAAGAAATGATGATAAAGGCAGGCATACCACTACTCACAGGAAATTGATTTTAGTTCCTGGTGCTGGAGTTGTAATAGATACTCCTGGAATGAGAGAATTAGGTATAATAAGTGCAGATTTAGATAAATCTTTTAGTGATATAGAAGAAATAGCTAAAAGGTGCAAGTTTTCAGATTGTCAACATGAAAGTGAACCTAAATGTGCACTAACTGCTAAAAATACTAATTATTATATCATTTGTGAATTATGTAAATGA
- a CDS encoding alanine/glycine:cation symporter family protein — MEGLINALNSIDSILWGVPMIVVLFGTHIFFTFRTGFIQKKIFTGIKLSVTKDPDGEGDVSQFGALSTALAATIGTGNIIGVATAVTLGGPGAVLWMWFTGVFGIATKYAESLISVKYRVKTEDGTMLGGAMYALEKGLKMKWLGVIFCIFTALAAFGIGCSTQTNAVASTLHNSFGIPTWISGIVIAIFVGAVVIGGVQSITKVCEKLVPFMAIFYVLGCLIILVMNADVLGQTVVTIVKAAFSPQAAGGGFIGSTVAIACRYGAARGLFSNESGMGSAPIVAAAAKTKNPVRQALVSMTGTFWDTVVICLMTGLVIVSSVIKNPAIDTKTSSLLTSAAWDQIPVIGPIIIAIALAIFALSTVLGWSYYGERAAEYLFGKKIIKPYRVAWVIVALIGTLVSLDLVWTIADILNALMVIPNVIAMMVIPNVIAMFLLSGVIAAETKKYVNNLDLPSEDKEKVS; from the coding sequence ATGGAAGGACTTATTAATGCATTGAACAGTATAGACAGCATTTTATGGGGTGTGCCCATGATTGTCGTACTTTTTGGGACACATATTTTCTTTACTTTCAGAACTGGATTTATCCAAAAGAAAATATTTACAGGAATTAAATTATCTGTTACTAAAGATCCTGATGGTGAAGGAGATGTATCTCAATTTGGTGCCCTTAGTACTGCTTTAGCAGCCACTATAGGTACAGGTAACATAATTGGTGTTGCAACAGCAGTAACTTTAGGGGGACCTGGTGCTGTGCTTTGGATGTGGTTTACAGGTGTGTTTGGTATAGCTACGAAATACGCCGAATCTCTTATATCTGTAAAATATAGAGTGAAAACTGAAGATGGAACTATGCTTGGGGGAGCTATGTATGCCCTTGAAAAAGGACTTAAAATGAAATGGCTCGGGGTAATTTTTTGTATATTTACTGCTTTAGCTGCTTTTGGAATAGGGTGTTCTACTCAGACAAATGCAGTTGCATCAACTTTACATAATAGCTTTGGAATTCCTACATGGATTTCAGGAATTGTAATTGCTATTTTTGTAGGTGCTGTTGTTATTGGGGGGGTACAATCTATTACTAAAGTATGTGAAAAGTTAGTACCCTTTATGGCTATATTTTATGTACTAGGATGTTTAATTATTTTAGTAATGAATGCAGACGTTTTAGGACAAACAGTTGTTACTATAGTTAAAGCAGCGTTTTCTCCACAGGCTGCAGGAGGTGGGTTTATAGGATCTACTGTTGCCATTGCTTGCCGTTATGGTGCTGCAAGAGGTTTATTTTCCAATGAGTCAGGTATGGGTTCTGCTCCTATTGTAGCAGCTGCTGCTAAAACTAAAAATCCTGTGAGACAGGCCCTTGTGTCTATGACAGGTACTTTTTGGGATACAGTAGTAATATGCTTAATGACAGGACTTGTAATTGTAAGCAGCGTAATTAAGAATCCTGCTATTGATACAAAGACTTCTTCCCTACTTACAAGTGCTGCTTGGGATCAAATTCCTGTAATAGGCCCGATTATAATAGCCATTGCATTAGCTATATTTGCACTTTCTACAGTACTAGGATGGTCTTATTACGGAGAGAGAGCTGCTGAATATTTATTTGGTAAGAAGATTATTAAACCTTACAGAGTCGCATGGGTAATAGTAGCCTTAATAGGTACACTTGTAAGTCTTGATCTTGTATGGACAATTGCAGATATATTGAATGCATTGATGGTAATTCCAAATGTAATAGCAATGATGGTAATTCCAAATGTAATAGCAATGTTTCTTCTCAGTGGAGTTATTGCAGCTGAAACCAAGAAGTATGTTAACAATCTTGATTTGCCTTCAGAAGATAAGGAAAAGGTATCTTAA
- a CDS encoding D-cysteine desulfhydrase family protein — protein sequence MIKIPERMNMANLPTKIEKMERLSQKLGGPDIYIKRDDQTGTEISGNKIRKLEFSAAEALNKGCNTLITCGGIQSNHCRATAAVAVKLGFKCCLVLNGSNDTEVDGNLLLDKLLGAEIYFVSQKEYENRRMEIMKEIKTNMENKGLKPYIIPEGASNGIGGFGYYKAVQEIMLQEREMKVHFDGIVIATGSGGTYSGLLLGSRILNYDAKIYGVNVCQNEKYFKDRIYEILHDSMKYIDVNLNFSKDEINIIDGYVGRGYALSREEELEFIKELAELEGIILDPVYTGKAMYGLTQEIKKGKFSKYKNLLFIHTGGIFGIFPQKSQFRV from the coding sequence ATGATTAAAATTCCAGAAAGAATGAACATGGCTAATTTGCCAACTAAAATAGAGAAAATGGAGAGACTATCCCAAAAACTAGGTGGACCAGATATATATATAAAGCGGGATGATCAGACAGGAACAGAGATCTCTGGAAATAAGATAAGAAAGTTAGAATTTTCTGCAGCAGAAGCTTTGAATAAAGGATGTAATACATTAATTACTTGTGGTGGAATTCAGTCGAATCATTGTAGGGCTACTGCAGCAGTGGCTGTAAAGCTCGGTTTTAAGTGTTGTCTGGTTCTAAATGGCAGTAATGATACAGAAGTCGATGGAAACCTTTTACTGGATAAGCTTTTAGGAGCTGAAATTTATTTTGTTTCTCAAAAAGAATATGAAAATAGAAGAATGGAAATTATGAAAGAAATTAAAACCAATATGGAAAATAAGGGGCTGAAACCTTATATTATTCCAGAGGGTGCATCAAATGGAATAGGAGGTTTTGGTTATTATAAAGCTGTACAGGAAATAATGCTCCAAGAAAGAGAAATGAAAGTACATTTTGATGGAATTGTTATTGCTACAGGTTCCGGGGGAACCTATTCAGGACTGTTATTAGGCAGCAGAATATTAAATTATGATGCTAAAATTTATGGAGTTAATGTATGTCAGAATGAGAAATATTTTAAGGACAGGATTTATGAAATATTGCATGATAGCATGAAATATATTGATGTGAACCTTAATTTTTCAAAGGATGAAATAAATATCATAGATGGATATGTAGGCAGAGGATATGCTTTGAGCCGTGAAGAGGAACTGGAATTTATTAAGGAACTTGCAGAGTTAGAAGGGATAATATTGGATCCTGTATATACAGGTAAAGCAATGTATGGATTGACCCAGGAAATTAAAAAAGGGAAATTCAGTAAATATAAAAATTTATTATTTATCCATACTGGAGGAATATTTGGAATATTTCCTCAAAAATCTCAGTTTAGAGTTTAA
- a CDS encoding TetR/AcrR family transcriptional regulator → MAKNTKGEQSRNKLIKCAAGLFLQNGYNATGINDILTRTGLPKGSFYFHFSSKKDLAISVSTYFEKNIEKWISKTAEGKVWEDFVTDLLEQMIEAAKNNKHFGCPFAVLGLEAAFSQPDMAEYYFKSMKKMIGIFTRVFEFSGISSDRACIIANRAFAMYEGYLVYYRISKDINILKIMQNDLIALYKDYKQAET, encoded by the coding sequence ATGGCTAAAAACACAAAAGGGGAACAATCTAGGAATAAGTTAATTAAATGTGCCGCAGGGTTATTTCTACAGAATGGATACAATGCCACTGGAATTAATGATATTTTAACACGTACAGGACTGCCAAAAGGCTCTTTTTATTTCCATTTTTCAAGTAAAAAAGACCTGGCAATTAGTGTTTCAACTTATTTTGAAAAAAACATAGAAAAATGGATATCAAAAACTGCGGAGGGGAAAGTATGGGAAGATTTTGTAACAGATTTATTAGAACAAATGATTGAGGCAGCAAAGAATAATAAACATTTTGGATGTCCTTTTGCTGTATTGGGATTGGAGGCTGCTTTTTCTCAACCCGATATGGCAGAATATTATTTTAAATCTATGAAGAAAATGATAGGTATATTCACCAGGGTTTTTGAATTTTCTGGAATTTCTTCTGATAGGGCATGTATTATTGCAAATCGTGCTTTTGCTATGTATGAAGGATATCTGGTATATTACAGAATAAGTAAAGACATAAACATATTAAAAATTATGCAAAATGATCTTATAGCACTCTATAAAGATTATAAGCAGGCGGAAACGTGA
- a CDS encoding DUF445 domain-containing protein, with protein sequence MRNKKIADMLLVILFIAFCISVFLKIHFHNNFYVRMIGFVIEAALVGGIADWFAVTALFKKPLGFSWHTAVIPRNRVKVVEQIVNVVENELLSKKILKEKIDELNIIDSIIEFIENSAKNKTVFYRQSKDFVENIMGRIDSSNVTSFIEENFRYKLKECNLSLWLSSVLRFAVEDKHCKIMFKSMVEEVIIKIDEEKVNKEISKVIDKLVKDNVNKVKGFKKVLMEFALGLGKGTNTINVGDIVSSIQEQIIEMLYGLKDEEELVHIEFLNKIEILIGKLKDDEELINSIEKWKQKTIAKIEVQDGLQRMVTGISYIFKNEPDEKIQSDIDNLMPLIKWAKDELHNYWNHLKGDSKFKSTVNDYIKELIYDMVKSSYGVIGTVIKKVLNNMTDESLNNFIQLKAGNELNWIRINGSIIGAAFGFIVFLFINQVYLPLITKIFHL encoded by the coding sequence ATGAGAAACAAGAAAATAGCAGATATGCTTTTAGTAATTTTATTTATTGCTTTTTGTATAAGTGTTTTTCTAAAAATACATTTTCATAATAATTTTTATGTGAGAATGATAGGCTTTGTTATAGAAGCAGCTTTAGTAGGAGGCATTGCCGATTGGTTTGCTGTAACTGCACTGTTTAAAAAGCCTTTAGGATTTTCATGGCATACTGCCGTAATACCTAGAAATAGAGTTAAAGTGGTGGAGCAAATAGTTAATGTGGTAGAAAATGAACTTTTAAGCAAAAAGATATTAAAAGAAAAAATAGATGAATTAAATATAATTGATAGTATAATTGAATTTATTGAGAATAGTGCTAAAAATAAGACAGTTTTTTATAGACAATCAAAAGATTTTGTTGAAAATATTATGGGGCGTATTGATTCAAGTAATGTGACCTCATTTATTGAAGAAAATTTTAGATATAAATTAAAAGAATGTAATCTATCTTTATGGCTCAGCAGTGTGCTTAGGTTTGCTGTAGAAGATAAACATTGCAAAATAATGTTTAAATCTATGGTGGAAGAAGTAATTATAAAAATAGATGAGGAAAAAGTAAATAAAGAAATTAGTAAAGTTATAGATAAACTTGTGAAAGATAATGTAAACAAAGTAAAAGGATTTAAAAAAGTTCTCATGGAATTTGCTCTAGGGTTAGGTAAGGGAACTAATACTATAAATGTAGGTGATATTGTTTCTTCAATTCAGGAACAGATAATAGAAATGCTTTATGGATTAAAAGATGAAGAGGAATTAGTTCATATTGAATTCTTAAATAAAATTGAAATCCTAATAGGAAAACTTAAAGATGATGAAGAATTAATAAATAGTATTGAAAAGTGGAAGCAGAAAACTATAGCAAAAATTGAAGTACAGGATGGATTGCAAAGAATGGTAACAGGTATTTCTTATATTTTTAAAAATGAACCTGATGAAAAAATTCAATCTGATATAGATAATCTGATGCCTTTAATTAAATGGGCAAAAGATGAACTTCATAATTATTGGAATCACCTTAAAGGGGATAGTAAATTTAAAAGTACAGTGAATGATTACATAAAAGAATTAATTTATGATATGGTTAAATCAAGTTATGGCGTTATTGGTACTGTTATAAAAAAAGTGTTAAATAACATGACAGATGAATCATTAAATAATTTTATCCAGTTGAAAGCTGGCAATGAATTAAATTGGATACGCATTAATGGAAGTATAATTGGAGCGGCTTTTGGTTTTATTGTTTTTCTCTTTATAAATCAGGTGTATTTACCTTTAATTACAAAAATATTTCATTTGTAA